The following proteins come from a genomic window of Metarhizium brunneum chromosome 2, complete sequence:
- the Glis3 gene encoding Zinc finger protein GLIS3 — translation MELLELVEYEPTTRPFQCDWESCNKSFNRKSDLQRHYRIHTNERPYTCTTPGCGKSFIQRSALTVHIRTHTGEKPHQCQHIGCGKRFSDSSSLARHRRIHTGKRPYKCAHDGCLKSFCRKTTMVKHQRRSHQRGLHPNDMLDDCTSESDMGESPPTPGQTMSWPMQGAITHPAMAHSHPMHRAASFADFGHHVNQYGMSQQMGSRHSMPAEVHEYHAQDAGMQIVHRPTGMPQQAYYVIDQNNPGIATMNTNVPHAYHIPRQHVERPAIDMTYSAGSMTSISSSPASFSPASGHSPAIHDGMYTHQPPAAPTYSLQDAASVESQNNMVPYAQQMPQTQGSQPENEWGYPYQSPVEVATIGQIPAYGSGVYDMYSGPKIEFDDPTMQLPSSRVETM, via the exons ATGGAGCTacttgagcttgtcgaaTATGAGCCTACGACGCGCCCATTCCAGTGTGACTGGGAATCTTGCAACAAG AGCTTCAACCGCAAGTCAGACTTGCAACGACACTACCGAATTCACACAAATGAGAGGCCTTACACTTGCACAACACCTGGTTGCGGCAAGAGCTTTATTCAGCGCAGTGCTTTGACTGTCCACATCCGAACACATACTGGCGAGAAGCCTCACCAGTGCCAACATATTGGATGTGGAAAGCGCTTCTCCGAC TCTTCATCTCTTGCTCGTCACCGACGTATCCATACCGGCAAGCGACCCTACAAATGCGCCCATGATGGATGCCTAAAGAG CTTCTGTCGCAAGACGACAATGGTCAAGCACCAGCGACGATCTCATCAACGCGGCCTGCACCCTAACGATATGCTTGACGATTGCACCTCGGAATCAGACATGGGCGAGTCCCCTCCTACGCCCGGCCAAACGATGAGTTGGCCCATGCAGGGAGCTATCACTCATCCTGCTATGGCTCATAGCCATCCCATGCATCGAGCTGCCTCATTTGCCGACTTTGGTCATCATGTAAACCAGTATGGCATGTCCCAGCAGATGGGAAGTCGTCACAGCATGCCCGCAGAAGTCCATGAGTACCACGCTCAAGATGCTGGTATGCAGATCGTTCATCGACCTACCGGCATGCCCCAGCAAGCATACTACGTTATTGACCAGAATAACCCTGGCATTGCGACGATGAACACGAACGTGCCTCATGCATACCACATTCCCCGACAACACGTCGAGCGGCCAGCCATTGACATGACCTATAGCGCCGGGAGCATGACTTCTATTAGCAGCAGCCCAGCCAGCTTCTCTCCTGCATCCGGACATAGCCCAGCTATACACGACGGCATGTACACTCATCAGCCTCCCGCTGCGCCTACGTACAGCCTGCAGGACGCCGCCTCAGTCGAGTCGCAAAACAACATGGTTCCATACGCTCAGCAGATGCCGCAGACGCAAGGATCCCAGCCTGAAAACGAATGGGGATACCCCTACCAGTCTCCTGTTGAGGTAGCTACGATCGGACAAATTCCTGCTTATGGCTCTGGAGTATACGATATGTACTCCGGTCCCAAGATCGAATTCGACGACCCTACCATGCAACTGCCTAGCTCTCGAGTAGAGACGATGTGA